In Marinibacterium anthonyi, the DNA window GTCACCCCGGCAATGCACTTATGCACTTCCCTGGGCAAAATGCCGCCGACCTTTTGGCGCGCTTGCAGCCTTACATTGCCGCGTCCACGCAGTCGGCTTGCTCTTCTGGGAGTGTTGAGCCCTCACATGTACTGAATGCCATGGGGATAGACAGAGAGTGCGCATCAGAGTGCATACGATTTAGCTTCGGCCGCTTTTCAGATGATCAGCAGGTCGATCAAGCAATATCTTACATACTGCGGGCTTCTGCAGAAAGTTAGAGTATGTCGCGCATCCTTTACTGTCGTTTATGTCAATGCGTCCCGCTGTCTGTCCCTCCGTAGCTTCGGGACTGATTTGGGTTGCCAAACATAATGATCCGCGTGCACCGACGGCTCACCCATAGGCTTTGGAAAGGGATGTTCCGCCCTTGAAAACGAGGTGCTCACCAAGCTCGGAACTGAAGAGGGTCTGAAGGGCCCAGACAACCCAGACGTCCTTTTCGAGCAGGTGCGCGGGCCGCCCGGAGCGATCTGCAGCTACGGCCAGGGCTTCCTTGCGGTCTGCAGGCGGCAAAGACAGGTAGGGTTCAGGCATGCGCCGCCTTTCCGACACTGCGTGCAAGCCAAGTCGGGAACTGCGGTGCTGCGGTTGCCAATTCGTCAAATGCCGCTGCGGGCAGTTTCTGCTTCAGCGATCTAAGAGCTGTCTCTGCCTGTTCCGGCCCGAGCCAGGCCAGGGCGCGAACAGCACTGCCAGCCGGCCTCTTCCCGAGGGCGAGTTGCCATCGGGGGGCGTGGCGCAGTTCCACGAGTTGTTTGCCCAATGAGAGCGTGCGGCTGCGACCCGAGGTCAGGTACACGGAGCGAACAGGCACTTGCGTGGTCAGGCCGAGTGCATTCGCTTCGGCGGCGCCGGTTGGAACGATGACTTCGCCACGTTGCGCCGCGAGGGCCTCGACGGCCTGTTCCACGGACGGAGCGCGCGTTCCAAACCGGCTTTTGATCGGTCGCAGGTAAACGCCGCGCCCGGCACGGATCAATTGGCCGCGCTCGGCAAGGCGCGACAAGGCCTGATCCACACCGGCACGGCTGCCGAGGTGCAGCAGGCCCTTTGCGGCAAGTGGCGCTCCTTCCGGAAGTCCCTCTGCATGGGTCAATATCTGTTCTGCAAGGTGCTGCATCATCGTTCTCCTGTCAGAAATATACGCAGTTTTCTGACAGAATTCAATCCGTGCTGTCGGGCGAGGTGAGGAGGGGGGTAGCTTCGTGCCATGGGCAGCAGGCTGGCCTTCGACGAGTTTCAGAGGGGAACATGCTTATCGAAGGCCCTGCAGTTGCAGGCATTCCTTGACGGCTGCAGCCCGCCGCTTGTCTAGGTACTCGGCCAAATCGTCGATATGGACGCCTTTGGCGCATTTCTGTGACGCTTCCATGCGGACGAGGGGCAGGGCGATGGAACCAGCCGAGACTTTGCGGATGAACTTGTCGGTACTCAGACCGAAAAAATCCCTGGCGACATCCTCCGCAGGAATGATCGGTCGCCCGGAATACATCGCTATCAAGAGAAACGCCGTGTTCATGATCCCGGAGTGAAGCACGATGGCATAGCTGGAAGAAGGGCGCGCAGCGGGTTGGCGGGGAAGTGGATAGCATGGCGCGCAAATCGGACGGTTGCGTTGAATCGGGGAGACTATTGGGAGCGCGTGAATGGGTGCGGTGCCGAGGCTTGGGCCTTTTGTGCGCGAGCCCCCACGCCAGGCAAAGCTACTGGAAAGAACGCGACACCAGTGCAGCATTTGCGGTGCAGACATCCCCGGATCCCGCTGGGGCGCTGCCACTCTGACGGTGCCGGCAGGAGGAGGGTCATCCAGGCCCGCGGCACCGCCTTGAGGGCCGAGCCCTCCGGGCTCACCGACCAGAAGGCTTTGGCTTGGGCTGATGCAGGCGTCGGCTGGTGTTCTTGCGGAAGGTGTTGCGGAGATCCCTGTTGATCAGGTCGATGTCGAACCAGTCCGGATCGAAATGCCCGCCGGCCCAGCGAAGGTTGGAGCTGTGGTCCTCGTGGTTCGGATCGCGGATGGTCTCGAGGAAATTGGCATAGGACCAGGGGCCGCCGACGTCCTCGGGTGGCCGGGCACGGGCACCTTCGGTGCATTCTGCGTGGCGGGGCAGGGGATCGAGGGATAGCCACTCCTCAATCCGGATCACATGGGTCCAATCATCGCCAAAGTCGTAAAGGTAAGTGAAGGTCAGATCCTGGCCGGTGAAATCCGCCAGCCTGACCCCGGTGTAGTCGAAGGTCTGCGGTCCGCCGAAACCATCCTCAAGCTGATTGGGGTCGCCATAGCGCAGCCCGCCGATCCGGAACTCATGCAGATGGCTGTCGGTCCAGCTGAACGCGGCCTGCAGCACCAAGTGCAGCCTGTCGAGCGTCCAGTCCGACGGCACGACAAGTCGCCGCCAGATCGGCGGGTCAATCTCCGCCAGAGAGACATGCAGGCGGACGGCATTCGCGGGCTGGTACAAGACAGGCCCCCCGGTCAGATCGCAAAATCGTCCAGCGATTTTCCCGAAGCCAGCGCCTCGGCGATCCATGCCGGTTTGCGCCCACGGCCAGACCAGGTGATTTCGGCGTTCTCCGGATGGCGGTACTTGGGCGCGGACGCCGCGCGTTTCCGGGTGGGAGCCGCTTCCGCAAGCTCGTCGAAACTGAAACCGAGTTCGCGGGCCAAGTCGTCAACCTTGGCGCGGGCCTCGGCCTTGCGACGGTCCTCGAAACTGGCGATGGCCTTCGCAACATTCTTTTGCAACTGCTTCAGCTCGGGAAGCGACAAGGCGTTAAGATCGATATCCGTCATTTGGTCCTCTTTTATTGCCCGTTGGCTTTGAGCCCGAGCTCGCGGGAAGGAAGGCGTCTGGCGCTGGAAAACAGGCACCGCGATTGCGTGTCAGATAAGCGCAGATATCCTGGGGATTACAACACGTCGGGGATTGACGGCTCGCGGTTGGTGGCTTTTGCCTTTTTATGCCTGCCTCGGCTGAATACGAGGATTGTCTGGGGAAAGCCTTCCCCCTGGTCGGCACTGGCGTTGCCGACACACCCCCATCAGCGGGGAGACCCCGCAACGCCCCCGAGAGTGAAAGTGCGGGTGGGTTTTCCGTGACGGGTTGAGGGCTGGAGGAGAGGCCTCCGGCGCCCGTCGCGGAGATCATCCCGATGGCGAGAGAGCATCGCGCGGCCCGCAAGGGCGGCCCGCGCACGAACCTTTATGACGACATCACCGACAAGATCATCGCAGAGCTGGAGGAGGGCCGGCTGCCCTGGGTCCAGCCCTGGGGGACGGCGGCGGCGCAAGCGCCGCTCGCCATGCCGCGCAACGCCAGCACGGGTCGGCAGTATTCCGGGATCAATGTCCTGATCCTCTGGGGCGCCGTGATCCAGCAGGGCTATCCAACCCAACACTGGCTGACCTTCCGCCAGGCGCTGTCGCTCGGCGGCAATGTCCGCAAGGGTGAGCGGGGCACAACCGTCGTCTATGCCGACCGTTTCACGCCAGAAGACGAGAAGCGTCGCGCCCGGGAGACAGGGGAAGACGCAAGCAGCATCCCGTTCCTGAAGCGCTTTACCGTGTTCAACGCGGCGCAATGCGAGGATCTGCCCGACGACATCGCCGTCGAGGCACCGCCACCGCCGCCCGGGCTGATCGAGCCGCGGGTCGAGGAACTGATCACCGCGACTGGTATCGACTTCCGGATCGGTGGCAACCGCGCCTTCTATGTTCCCGCGCTCGATTATGTGCAGGTGCCACCTCCGCAGGCCTATTTCGAGCCGATCAACTGGCACCGGACCGCCCTGCACGAGATGGGGCACGCGACAGGACATGCCTCACGGTTGGGGCGGGACTTCTCGGGCGGTTTCGGCACGAAGAAATATGCCTTCGAGGAGCTGATCGCCTTATCTTGACAGTCTGCACCGCATGCCACCCTGCCGTAGGATGGGTGACAGGCGTCGACGGTAGGCAGTTTTCAGGCTGGCCGCCGCGCTTACCAAAGAGCTGGCGGCGGCCAGCCTGAGAACTGCCGGGCCGAAGCGTGCACCGGGTGGGGGCATGGGGAGGGTTTTGCGCTGGTGTCGATTATTTCTGTTTGCGAGCGTCGCGTGGCCGGGGGTCTCGACGCGCATGTGCCGTTGATCCTGCGCGGTGACGCGCTCTACGACCCCGATCTGGATCGCTTCTTTCTCGACCTGCCGCTATCGGGGATTCGATCGCGGCATTCGCTTCGCGCCCAGGCCTATGATGTGACAGTTTGGCTTCGCTTTCTCGATGCCTGCGGCAAGACCGTATGGGCTGCGACCCGCGACGATGTTGAGGCTTATCATCGTGCGCGCCGGCGCGGCGATGCTGGTCAGCGGATCACGGCGGCAAGCTGGAACAGGGCCGTCGCCAGCCTTGATCGCCTCTATCGCTGGGGCGAGCGGCAAGGGCTGATCGCCGAGGCACCGTTCAACCGTCGTGCCGTGTGGCGACCGGCGCAGGGTGGACGTCGCGGAATGATCGCCGCGCGCAACGACGCCTATGAACGCGTTGCGAAGCGGTCGGATGTCCGGTTCGTCACGATGGACGACTACCGCATCTTCCGCGAGGTCGGTCTGCGCGGCCTCGCGCCTGACGGCAGCGAACGCCCCGGCGCACGTGATCGGAACGGATTGCGCAACGCACTCTTCGCCGATCTGCTCGTCACGACAGGTTTGCGACTGGAAGAGGCCTCAGGTCTGCTCGCCGGTGATCTCGCGGTTATCGTTCCGGACGGCGATGAGAACCGGCAGCTCTGGCTGCGCCTGCCGCCGCCGCTCACCAAGGGCGATCGCGGACGAAGTGTTCTGGTCCCACGCCGGCTGCTTCGTCAGATCGCGGCCTATATCGATGTCGAGCGCGCGGCAGGCGCGGCCAAATTCGTCGCGCGCGATGGTGCGGCGTGCTTTGACCGGCCGATCCATATCACCGACGCCGGTCTCGACCGCATGCGCGATGTCTGCACGCCAGAAGAACGATGCCGTCTGATCCTGTGCAGCGAGAACGGAACGCCGCGCGAGCCCGCGGCGCTATGGCTGACCGAGGTTGGACAGCCCGTTCGACCCAATTCCTGGGAGGTGATCTTCGCCCGCGCCTGCAAGCGCTGTAGAGACTATGGTTTCTCGTTGTCGATCAGCCCGCACCAGCTGCGCCACACCTTCGCGGTCCATATGCTCGCCTTGCTGATCCAGGAGCGTCTGCGCGAAGCCGCATTGCCGGCGGGGCCGATGGAGAGCTACCGGCTGATCCTGGGCGACCCGCTGCAGCAGGTGCAACGCCTGCTCGGCCACGCGAGTCTCGCCACCACCTATATCTATCTCGACCATATTGCGACCCGCGCCGATACGGTGGATTCGGCGGTCGAGGAGTTGCTGGCACTGCTGCCGGGACCGCAGGGCGCATGAGCGGGCGTCCCCGCAAGGGCAGGCCCGTCGCTTTCGTACCCGTCACGCCGGAGCGAGCCAATCCCGATCCGGTGCTCGGCCTCAGGTTCGTCATCGAGGCGCGGCATGGCGGGACCGTCCTGGTCGACATGACCGATCTCGATCCTCGTCCGCTCGCTATCGCCTTTGCCAGCGCGTTGCGCCGGTCGGCCGCGCTCGGCGGCCGGATCGGTGCGGCCAGCGTCATCAAACAGTATGTAAACTCCTATCGCCGTTTCTTCACCTGGCTTTCCGATGAGGCGGGGGAGGTGGACGGGCCCGAAGACGTGCGCGCAGCCCATGTCGACGGTTTCGCATCGGCACTCGAACGCGGGGGAATGGGCGCGATCTACCGGCATGTGACGGTCAGCAAGATCGTCAATACGCTGCGTGCGATAGAGGCGGATCGGCCCGACAGGATCACGCCCGACCTCCATGAGCGGTTGCGCTATACAATGGCGACCTCGGCGGGACGCTCGACCCCGCGTGATGCCTACAGTCCCTTCGTCGCCCGCGCGCTGCGCGACGCGGCCCGTACGGACGTGGAAGCGATATTCCGCCGGATCGGCGCCGAGGATCGGACCGATGAGGGCGATCCGGTCATTGCCGGAGCGCGGGCCGATGTCGAAGCTCTCATCGCGCGCCATGGAGCCGTTCGGACCGAGAGCGTCGAGCTGCGCCGTCTCTATTTCATGCGCTTGCGGCGCGGTTTGCCGATCAGCACGCTGATCGACGACCTGCATCGCCGACATCATCTGCACGTCACCGATCTGCCGCCATTGCTCGTGCTGCTTGCTCTCGATACCGGCCTCGAGCCGGAATGCCTGAAGGCGCTGACGGTCGATTGCCTGGCCAATCCCTCCGCCGGAACCGTTGAACTTCGATACCTGAAGCGACGCGCCGGCGCCGCCGGGCACAAGAGCATGCGCGTGCGCGACGGCGGCCTCGGCACGCCGGGTGGCCTTCTCCGCCGGCTGATCGAGATCACGACCGTCGCCCGTCAGCATCTGCCCACCGATTGTCTCTGGGTTTACCACAACGTCGGCGGTCTCCATGCCGGCATCCGTCATCCGCGCGAACGCCTCGACGCCTGGGTGGCACG includes these proteins:
- a CDS encoding Pyocin activator protein PrtN gives rise to the protein MNTAFLLIAMYSGRPIIPAEDVARDFFGLSTDKFIRKVSAGSIALPLVRMEASQKCAKGVHIDDLAEYLDKRRAAAVKECLQLQGLR
- a CDS encoding Plasmid pRiA4b ORF-3-like protein, with the translated sequence MYQPANAVRLHVSLAEIDPPIWRRLVVPSDWTLDRLHLVLQAAFSWTDSHLHEFRIGGLRYGDPNQLEDGFGGPQTFDYTGVRLADFTGQDLTFTYLYDFGDDWTHVIRIEEWLSLDPLPRHAECTEGARARPPEDVGGPWSYANFLETIRDPNHEDHSSNLRWAGGHFDPDWFDIDLINRDLRNTFRKNTSRRLHQPKPKPSGR
- the traC_4 gene encoding DNA primase TraC; translated protein: MAREHRAARKGGPRTNLYDDITDKIIAELEEGRLPWVQPWGTAAAQAPLAMPRNASTGRQYSGINVLILWGAVIQQGYPTQHWLTFRQALSLGGNVRKGERGTTVVYADRFTPEDEKRRARETGEDASSIPFLKRFTVFNAAQCEDLPDDIAVEAPPPPPGLIEPRVEELITATGIDFRIGGNRAFYVPALDYVQVPPPQAYFEPINWHRTALHEMGHATGHASRLGRDFSGGFGTKKYAFEELIALS
- a CDS encoding site-specific tyrosine recombinase XerC; protein product: MIAARNDAYERVAKRSDVRFVTMDDYRIFREVGLRGLAPDGSERPGARDRNGLRNALFADLLVTTGLRLEEASGLLAGDLAVIVPDGDENRQLWLRLPPPLTKGDRGRSVLVPRRLLRQIAAYIDVERAAGAAKFVARDGAACFDRPIHITDAGLDRMRDVCTPEERCRLILCSENGTPREPAALWLTEVGQPVRPNSWEVIFARACKRCRDYGFSLSISPHQLRHTFAVHMLALLIQERLREAALPAGPMESYRLILGDPLQQVQRLLGHASLATTYIYLDHIATRADTVDSAVEELLALLPGPQGA